DNA sequence from the Methanolobus sp. ZRKC5 genome:
CTTTGCTCTCTTAGCTTTTCGTTTTTCTATTTCATCTTCGAGCATGCGGTCATATCTTCCTTCATTTGCTTTATTGCTCATTCCGGATGTGCCTGATTTGATGCCTTTACTGCGGTCTGTTAGTAGCAGGCTGGTCATGCCTATTACCATCATGTAGATACCTCCCCAGAGGCAGTTGATGAATGGTACCGTTCGCATGTAGAGGTCGATCTCACCACCTGACTCGTCAATAGCTCTTGGAGCTATGAACAGTTCTTCTGTTGGCCCGCGGTTAATGTAGGTAGTCGTATATGTCTGCCCCCACTTGAAATCGGTGATGTAGCTGACCTTACCGCTTTTGAAATAATTACCGTTCTTATAAATGTCAAAATCGACCCTTGTAGTATAGGCTGATGCCGGATAGGTGCGGAAGGGTTCACCAGTGTAGTATGAATCCATATTATTGATCTTTAGCTGATAGTGCTGTCCTTCAAATGAACCGGTTTGATCTGTACTCAGGACAGCGGAACCTTCTACTTTCATGTTTGAGCTGAGGATAATTCCAAGCAGGATGAGTATGATGCCTACATGGATTACGTGCGCGCTGAGTTTCCTTATCTTTGCTGATGAAGGGGCATTTTTGTTGATGATGAATATCCTGATAATCCTGTAGA
Encoded proteins:
- a CDS encoding cytochrome c-type biogenesis CcmF C-terminal domain-containing protein, translated to MKNKIPYPTTSNTMLAAVVTFLLLATIITMGMLTPLIAKLTTGVELGLEPAYFNNRTAIPVAILVLVLSTGMLVGYADRKYIIPIIGLSATLSILFAVMSPFGNTPMDIAVPILIVALMATFYRIIRIFIINKNAPSSAKIRKLSAHVIHVGIILILLGIILSSNMKVEGSAVLSTDQTGSFEGQHYQLKINNMDSYYTGEPFRTYPASAYTTRVDFDIYKNGNYFKSGKVSYITDFKWGQTYTTTYINRGPTEELFIAPRAIDESGGEIDLYMRTVPFINCLWGGIYMMVIGMTSLLLTDRSKGIKSGTSGMSNKANEGRYDRMLEDEIEKRKAKRAKGKR